From Gadus macrocephalus chromosome 16, ASM3116895v1:
caaaaaataaagaaaatggcggcattgttgttgttatcgattttgtatcagttctcaccacacaacgacgtctcatctttgctgcttaaatgtcggtatgtaatggtatggagttattgaaacttactacgtgtaaaaaagactagaaattgaatgtttatttttaagcctcgaaagttgcactgggtgcctttaaggaaccgtaaatcaaaacttgtctaaaacaagtcccttgtgtaaattacgtgttTAGCTGTCTCAACAGCTCTTGCTCTCAACATAACACATGATCTTCATGACATGACTGAATTTCACAATTACAAATAGAAACAATTGTTTAGTCTTACTTGTGAAAGGTAATTCCTTGCGATCTTGTTTGAATCGTCCTGACGGTGGTGCACCCCCAAGCGGCGCATGAAGTGGGCATCTTCACTCCGAAGACGAAATAACTCCCGTAACAAGATGGCGCCGACGATTTATGCCGTCCAAGGCCGAAAGGGGCGTCTACCTATATGATGTCCCTGgagtgacgtatatcattcgcgtcgagagcgGCGaggagctgtagttcacaaagcggccttacacaaaacctaaaattatcaaacttcttcacgaaaatctttacttttctttgcatgaaaaattatcatttaaatccacaaacaacatatgtttaAATGGAATATAGGCAATCTCAAATGGAAAGTTGCTGTCACTCCTTTACAAAGGTAAAAAAGGGGAAATAAGCTTGAAGAGAGTGAACTCTAATAGTGTAGTTTTACACTTTAACCTGTTCGATTTTAATAGACTAAAACTGAAACAATTCAGTTGACTAAAATATGACAAATTAAATTGCATTTTTGTCAAAAGACTATGACTATAACTAAATCGAAACTTGCCGTCAAAAttgacagtgtttgtgtgtgagtgtgtgtgtgtgtgtgtgtgtgtgtgtgtgtgtgtgtgtgtgtgtgtgtgtgtgtgtgtgtgtgtgtgtgtgtgtgtgtgtgtgtgtgtgtgtgtgtgtgtgtgtgtgtgctagcccacactgagtgagtcaataaaactccctcaagatcGCTTGGTCATATTTTGCTTATTtgtacatttggtatgaatgattatctgtcattccatttgataatctcCTTTAACTTCAATTGAAgtggatttaaaatataattttaaagtGTGATTAATTGCGAGTTAAGTCACCAATActatgtgattaatcgcatagtattgcccagccctaattaTTACATTATCCGCTCAGTTATTACATTTTATGCTTGCTGCATTACGTGATAGCTGAACCAAAATCGTATaggttgtaacattataggcaaaatgttattatattatgcgctcagaaatttgttacattatcgagggtgtccacattattgctatgggtttaattacaattaGAGGTTGAGCACGTGACACGCGTGTAGAAACTCtagtttatttaaaacaaatagGGGCAGACTGTTACGCAAAACGTCGAAAAACACCCGACCTCCACAGGCCCCCTGCAACACCACAGGCCCCGTGCCATACCACAGGCCCCGTGCCATACCACAGGACCCGTGCCATACCACAGGACCCGTGCCATACCACAGGCCCCCTGCCATACCACAGGCCCCCTGCCATACCACAGGCCCTGGCTCCGGTGCTGCAGCCGGATGCTATTGAAATACACCAGTCACAATTTGCATCTTGTGTTCTGTCCGAGTGGAAGGAAACAGTCCTCCAGTCCTTTGGGAGACTTCAGGTTTTTTTTGCCGTCCGTCCTAGTGGCCTGGAGCCCAGTTCACCGTGCGGCCCGCTGAATCTGGGATCAGAGACAACAGACCagggcgtgtgtgtctgtggtgggtgtgtgtgtgtctttgtctttgtaaCCTAGTAACAACAGGCGGCTGCAGAAACTGTGGGGCCTATTAGTGGGACAAAGCGATTGATACACCCCTTGTGCAAACTTAGaataaacacaattttataATAATGCAAGACAGTAGTCCTCTGTTAACAGTAAATGCTGCAAAGGAAAACAATAGTGCCACGGACAGTGCTTTGACTGTTTGTGCTCCTATTTGAATACTGCTTACCTCTTCACACTGGTTGATGGAAAATTCCTGTCAATGATAAATCTCTCAATAACCAAATATCGACCTAACATTTCAATCATATCATCATGCCGGTACTTTAAAGCCTCAGGGTCTGTCTTCTTTGGTCACCTTGTCTTACAGCTCAGAAACTCTTTCCCCGGGGTTAACAGTTGCCGTCTTCACTGTGTTGGGACACCTGCTTTAATGGCTTTGATTTCTTTAAAGAGCTGCTCAGTGTTTTCTTTCAGGCGTCAATCCATTCTGCATTTGGTTTGATAAACTTCTCCAGATCGTCAGCCTCCTCTTCTAGACCGTCAGCCGTCTCCTTTATTGCTTCGCACTTCAGCAAAGGGATGGCTTGGATTCCCTTTCTTTTGAGTTGTAGTCAGGTAACAGCCAACTAAAATGACTTTTTGGGCCTGCATATGAATGCATATCTGCAGAGGTGATGACCACCTCCAGACCAACAGTGCcggtgtcacactaaatttgtaccggctgccaaatttgtaccgcgtcatccatacgtaatccactccaaatctgcctggcaacagatgatcgcgtcgtccgttgcctggcaacggacgatcgcgtcgaatgacgtgaaaggttcacgaacattcgcgaaccttctatctagcgatccgttatctgtattgtgctatttcgtccttgacctgctttaaacactcagtttacttgctaaatttgattaaacaattaaatacaatacaaatataaagtaaaaacaagtgttatctagatccgttttctgtattatgttatttcgtctttggcaacatgagcgcgaatgttttttgaaacccgctttaaacactcagtttactagctaaatttgatcaaacaattaaatacaatacaaatataaagtaaaaacaagtgttatctagcgatctgttaactgtattatgttatttcgtctttggcaacattagcgcgaatgttttttgaaacctgcccggcaacggacgacgcgatcatctgctgacaggcaggtttggaatggattacgtatggatgacgcgctcGGTACAAATTTAGCAGCCAGTACAAATTGAGTGTGACACCGGCAAGAGAATGAAAATGTATTCTTATCTTTCTTGTTGGTTTCGTCCTTCACATTGCCTCTTCCTCTTTTTTCAGAAATGGTCATGTTCTCAGTTGCAGACGCGAAGTTGCTAATCAACAAGCTAACCAGCTAATTGGAAAGAGCATGCTAAAAGTTGATTTGGCTAAAAGTGAGTCAATCAGTGGCAATTGCATTTCTACTACAATGCAACATTACAAAACTGTTTAATGGTTAGATGTTAAGTAGTGATGGGTCGGTCGCGAACGATTCGGTcagaacgaacgaatcccgaaggtggacgacgagaactgattcccaaaacaagagaactggggccgtattcacaaaggatcttagggctaaaagtaggtcctaactggcgaatttaggagtaactcctaaaaataatgggcgtgtcactcttaaatttaggactcctaacttttttcactaagagcaattcacaaagtattttaggcctaaaagtagcacctaagtctaggagagcttaaaagtcctcaagaggactcctaactcagtaagacctattcacaaagaatcgtaaaatgcctgcgagacgaaatgttagggtattcaacttgttgtggagttaatgcgcgatgcaataacatccctgactaacaggaataatcagattagtcccgaaataaaatgtttggccacactacgttatttagcaacaggggaaatgcaactttgcaatgccgacgatttaaaaatgatcgcaaccatcagtcagccgtgccataaactttcctttggacattcaacaattacacaggatcaaagccaacttcatggcaattgcaggtatgcccggtgtggtcggtgctattgacgggacgcacataaaaataattgcgccatcaaaagacgaggacgtgttcgtcaataggaagaaagtgcattccatcaacacgcaggttgtttttgatgcaaattttaacatagcctactggatgttgttgcaaagtggcctggatcttcagctacccatgattcgcgcattttaatggagagcggtctgaggcatctttttgagatgtaccagttgggtgtcacttgctgggagacagtgactatccatgcaagacgtggctctagacaccctacctcacaaccgggagcacagttaaagtataacatgtaagtgattacgcatattacgcttagtcctacgtgtaaaacacatcgtattggctctttgacgccttttatttgttgaatccatatttattattgtttactgatttcttccatatatgctagagcacacaaacatacacgaaatgttgtggagagaggaattgggcagatgaaacgtcggttcatgtcctccacggcgaaatacgcctcaccccagagagggcaagcacagtcattacagtcaatttggccgtgtggaaccgagtggactggcatttagggatcactttgaaaacacattttaggtaaacaccttggcacaaatcagtcaacacttgtgtagttcataacatttattttcttttaaattttacgtatttttattgtttgctttctctctctcttgaacgtgcaggctacaacgtcattatcatggtctgcacaaaattgtcatcatgcgtgtattctgctaactgcactataactacttaataggaattaatttctagcctaggctatttccttgtttttcggtgattcagtgggctcgcctgaacaaccaatcaccgaactgactgcttctaaactcgtgcacgagaattgacgtaatccatagcaacggcgcgtcactcttagttcactctttgtgatttatccttagtaagagtaggtctcagcggctttgtgaataacttttaagaaaaaactcctacgtaaaatgttttagcgcgagttaggagcactcctagcggtaagataaaatgctttgtgaatacggcccctgattcttttttttttttttttacatataccAAAAATATGGTTACgtaaataaaacatacaaacaaaccgAGCTTTGTCTCCCCGCAACCTTATATTGATTGTGTCTAAAACGTTCTATGAGTTCTATGAGCcaataggtgcgtttccatccccctgattttatgcaaactttgaagtatcgaatcagtaaacggtgatggaaacaccaacatttgcataaaaatccTGTAAAAAGGTTTATCcactcgcttgaggtggtttttgagaaatgcgaaagagagtaaattcgcaaaaggGGAGAtcgaaacacacttttcgaaacagctgtgacgtagcgaactttgaacacacagtaCTGACAGTCTTTCAGATTCCCGCAtgacgaccggccatagcaaccctgccgacatcagcgtgtaacgtcatcaccctattccgctgcaaccacttgatggaaacgcacctaattcaaattacttttttgcgaactttctaaagattcgcatcaccttttagatggaaacgcagctagcAAATTGtgttctacatcacaattgcatgctttaataaagtattgtttttaacTACCATTACAAGTCTCGTTTGGTCTAGTTGCTAATGGGCTTCACTGCTTTTTAGCTCTACTTGGAAGACGCCATTTCCTTCTTACTGCACCCAGTTAtgtattaaggatatttatgaaaaaaaaaggcacgtctgctttatatatatgcttaatatttacacttaaccTGGGTTATTTCGTCAGAACATTAGAAAGTAGTAGGCTACAAGCATGTTGATTAACATTTATTCCatcatttccgattccctgGCTAATGACGTAACAGACCATCTGACTTAACGAACTAATCgtgatagtgaactgaactgaaagaactgattcccggaaaataatcgttttgcccatccctagtgttaAGTCAAAGTGTGTTTTTAGGTGAAAATCCAAAATATTTCTTCAGCACCAAATGAATAGGACCGGTGTGGTCACCATCTTCATTGTTAAACATTCATAAATTATTTTACAATGCGACAACACATCGCAATGACCGCTCTCATTTTCGAGGCATTGGAGCATTGAACTGTTAGTTATCAAGTTCATGGTAATAATTTTTGGTCATTATTAAGTTATTCATCAGGAAATTGTTCATCATGCTGAGAGATTGATGTGTTTGAAAGTGCCACAGGGTTTCTCATGCAAGGCATGGCAAAACACAAAATCACCCTCCACCCATTGAGCACATATTTGACTATTAATACAGGGAGATTAACGGACGGACAGGTGTCCTGACTGGTTCCACCCTGAGTACTGTTCAACTGTGATCGCCTCGACGTAATCTGTCTTTCCTCATTGCAAAGCATAACAGTCAGTTTTGACTTTTGAGTTTGATCACACGCTTGTCTGGCTTCTGCTTCTCACTCTTCCTCTGCTTTTAGTCAGTATAGCACATATTCCCTAACTGGTGTTGTTTTGGAATACCAGGACACTGGAAAATGGTCTGGAGGTAAACACAACTCTTTTGATTATGATAaggaaatgtattattttaaattatatattatatgtaaatGTACTGTATAGGCCTATACTATACCAGTCATAAAATTACAACCCACTAAACAAAGTTTACATTCTGTGttacaacattaacaataacaaattgcatttataaagcgctttcTTGTAGGCTTATGTTAACAAATTATAAATAGAGCAATCATTGACATTGGTTAGCATCACTCTTATTAGATATaaacataaaagacacaacagaaagtgttttcagaaatgtgctcTCCATTTCTCATTTCAGTACAACTACCTTACGCTTCACCATATAAAACAAGGATACTACATCTGCTTCACCAAGCTTTCAGCTTTCATCCAAACAACCAGGGTCAGAGCCCTTTGAATTGGGAGAAACCTTTGATCCGGTTGGCCGCCTACACTCCCATAACCCTCGGAGCATCGCTCCACCCCACCCCAGCCTTTTTTATGGGCACCCTGTCTCACCATGGGAAGGCCTACTCTCATGGTGATCTCCTTAACCTCAGGCCTGAAAGAGCTAGACCTTATAGGCCCGGCCATCCCAAGCGACCTGGTCTTGATAGGAGACCACGCCTTCCCCCTGGCCATGAACGCCCAAGGTGCTGATGGCCGCCTCCCTCTTTGGACGTGGACGCATGGTAGTCCTGGGTCACGAGAGCTAACTGACTGCCTTGCCCGCCGTGGTGGAGAACGCCCTCACCTGGCTCAGGGGCGATGGATCTGAAAACCCCCTGGTTGGTATTCACCAGAGCTGCAAGCCAGTGGCGGATAACCTCTGCCGGTCCGTGTTCCAGGCCCAGATGGTGGGGGGCTTCCTCCAagacctgggggtgggggtgtatgtGGTGGATGCCTACAGCATGGCTCCTGATGTGAAGTCCCTGGTGGAGTTTCTGAAAGCTGGAGGGGGGCTGTTGATCGCAGGGCAGGCCTGGTCCTGGGCTGGACAACACCCCAAGCAAGACGTTCTGAAGGCCTTCCCAGGGAACCAGGTGCCCAGCGTGGCGGGGATCTACTTCTCTGAGCACTGTGGAGAGGTTGATCTTCTGCCCGTTTATCCTCAGATTCCAACCTCCTGGCTGGCTGTGGTGTaggttatttgtttgtttttgagccTCAGCATTTTTAGACTTGCTTGACTTTTATCTTTACTTTATTTGACTTGGCTATAAGTGTGATACAAGACCACTCAGCATATGTGATGTTACAGACTAGGGATAACGTCAAGCCAACTAATCCAGTCAAACAACTCAACAAAATATGATTTTAATTGTGTCTGTTTAGGTTAAACCCATTGTGATGTTCCTTGTTCTCTTTCATATATTTCCATAATCCAGAATTGGCAAGGACTTTAAGGATGATTTGGAGTCCCTTCTGCAGGGCGTGTTCGAGTTGGACATCAGCGGTGGCGCGATAGCCTCCGAGGTCCTCGTCCACGGCCCTCTGGCCTTCCCCATCGGCACCACCCCGGACGGACGGGCTTTCCTGGCTGGAGCCTACTATGGCCGGGGCCGGGTCATCGTGACCACACACGAGGGCTTCATGGGCTGGCAGGTGGGGTGAACAAGACATCACCGCAACGTTTTTTTTGTAGCAGTGCTGCAGAAGCAGGTTTCTCAAACAACAAGTGGTTAGTTGTTCCCGAAtagttaaaggagacatattatggtcttttcccaacaagtaaacatagtatttgagttccaggaaacatgtttttgaagctgtttgctggaaatagttTTTAGGAAAAATTATCTTGCCTAccactattcccctctgtttcagtcccttcagaatgcgctgtttctggtgtctgtaactttaatgcaaattagctacttcccattgaccaatgagctgtcagactgaaccacagcatggaggagaagggattgttgctgttTGTGGACTCCTCAagttctatatctatataatataatataataataataataataataatcctaatAATTAGtactgtcagtttaacgcgttattaacggctataacgcaaaccaattttaatggcgttcatttttttatcgcgcgattaacgctcttttggcttggagaacgttgtagttttttcacctgctgtctagcaacaacttgtcacgttagaaaaacaacaccaccataccggatctagctacaccggaaacaaaacaacaagcacgccccacaaacttgttggggcaagcaaggacacggagcgggtgaaaaactccttaaaagtgtgtgtgtttgtgggtcacTCTGTTTGAGCCCACACAAGAGTTCattgttgtcattagctgttacgtctttctgaccaatcgcagttcaaggcccacctgagCTGTACCACTACGGGAGgagccgctcagttactcccctctagacaaaatcgacttggttgcgactTTGACAGTTTGAGTGTTGCATCTGttgttaacggcccaccgggaattctcccgactctcccgattaccactacgccaccgtgtgtgtgtgtgtgtgtgtgtgtgtgtgtgtgtgtgtgtgtgtgtgtgtgtgtgtgtgtgtgtgtgtgtgtgtgtgtgtgtgtgtgtgtttaggcgttagttgatagcctggtaatgtgtataggcctacgtacggtagggatattcatactggtttaaataataaatgttacttatagtatttcccatctttgctgagcaagagttttgttcgaacgttcagtgattgaaacaaataaaatcctgggctattgaagtcttatggtaggcctaccactgtcatgcacctacccgaggtcaagtggaccgggttgaattcactgtgggcatctcttcttactgtccttctcaacactctctgatctcacgaAAAGGcaagcagcacgaaatcaagggatatttagaatattaaaaaaaaaaaacgagttaACTGACATTaatacgattaatcgcgataaaaTATTTTAGTCGCTGGACAgcactaataataatatatatgggtacttatacaacgggggacctaaatccagcgatctgattggttcccaactgttgtataatgagcgtatacataactgctatgacgcccgatcattttgtgaaagtatcactccgcgccttgaagtggaaagtgtcaaagaatacaaccgtatttttactagtgtgtgtgtgtgaagtcattttgccataattttaacagttgtataa
This genomic window contains:
- the LOC132473860 gene encoding TRPM8 channel-associated factor homolog — encoded protein: MVGGFLQDLGVGVYVVDAYSMAPDVKSLVEFLKAGGGLLIAGQAWSWAGQHPKQDVLKAFPGNQVPSVAGIYFSEHCGEVDLLPVYPQIPTSWLAVVIGKDFKDDLESLLQGVFELDISGGAIASEVLVHGPLAFPIGTTPDGRAFLAGAYYGRGRVIVTTHEGFMGWQVG